In Tachysurus vachellii isolate PV-2020 chromosome 3, HZAU_Pvac_v1, whole genome shotgun sequence, one genomic interval encodes:
- the LOC132842118 gene encoding uncharacterized protein LOC132842118, with amino-acid sequence MNQLSSFKFVLKNTAEAVLIPLKGGISSLNEVYKALIEADVDPVTGKCSNYDYIRQQIVQAHQLLKQSEQEASSGLKSLDENLERLIQEEGKLKQEMNDTKLTLDNFREKKKSNEYLLRESQGALEQIRRNLDSAINTLQDQQKRKHDAEIVTGVGAGLLVIPIIGWIVGSAMIIGGGIELDQANKAVQVAQEEVRKSENEVRKYELKVSHYVSKISQTKRDISQKNNQLKQIREGIQKVKKQSQSVGQFQGKVRGAVHLLGVLRGRVSVAEALTRRFILQEPVMKVMEDVMKAIEQITGNELLYRNDLPRLINQMKENNQRLAAICSSENSSISQ; translated from the exons ATGAATCAGCTTTCATCATTCAA ATTTGTGCTGAAGAACACAGCTGAAGCTGTTCTCATTCCACTGAAAGGTGGGATCTCCTCCCTGAATGAAGTCTATAAGGCTCTTATTGAGGCAGATGTAGATCCTGTAACTGGGAAATGCTCCAACTATGACTACATCAGACAGCAGATAGTACAGGCTCATCAGCTCCTGAAGCAGTCAGAACAGGAAGCCAGTTCAGGGTTAAAGAGTCTGGATGAAAACTTAGAGAGACTGATACAAGAAGAGGGGAAACTCAAGCAGGAGATGAATGACACAAAACTAACCTTAGACAACtttagagaaaagaagaaatcaaatgaatatttacTCAGAGAATCTCAGGGAGCTCTGGAGCAGATCAGGAGAAATCTGGATTCAGCAATAAACACACTTCAGGATCAGCAGAAAAGGAAACATGATGCTGAAATTGTCACAGGTGTTGGGGCAGGACTGTTAGTTATACCTATCATTGGATGGATTGTAG GTTCTGCCATGATTATTGGTGGTGGAATTGAACTGGATCAAGCAAACAAAGCTGTCCAAGTGGCTCAAGAGGAGGTGAGAAAGTCTGAGAATGAAGTGAGAAAATATGAACTTAAAGTATCTCACTACGTGTCAAAGATTTCCCAGACCAAACGTGACATCAGTCAGAAAAATAACCAGCTGAAACAGATACGTGAAGGAATCCAGAAGGTGAAGAAGCAGAGTCAGTCTGTAGGTCAGTTCCAGGGGAAAGTGAGAGGAGCTGTTCATCTTCTGGGTGTCCTGAGAGGGAGGGTCAGTGTGGCTGAAGCTCTGACTCGCAGATTCATCCTCCAGGAGCctgtgatgaaggtgatggaggatgtgatgAAGGCCATAGAGCAGATCACAGGGAATGAGCTCCTCTATCGCAATGACCTGCCAAGACTCATCAATCAGATGAAGGAGAACAACCAACGACTTGCAGCCATATGTTCCTCAGAGAACAGCTCAATATCACAATAA